The sequence aaaaaaagaattttcaagaaatatccccacaaaaaaaaaaatccctcaTTTGTGAAGGATATATTTTAACGTTTCCGGTCGGGATAGCCCGTTAGTGTAACtcaaccaaaaagaaagaaaaaacttcaaTGGAGTTTTGATCGAATAATTTTGTTGTCCCTGAACGTACGTAAAGGTCCGTCCTGCGTGAGGAAGTTGTAGCTTCCAAATTTTCGTATCATTAGCTGCGCGGACTTCAATTAGGGAAACGAATCGAAACTGGCGatagaacaaagaaaaacaaggcgCTGCAAAAGCGACAAAATGTGTCCCGACATTTCGATTTTCTCATTACCAGAGACAGGGAAAATGAGGGAGAACAACAACTGGAAACTGTTGTGCAGAAAGGAGATGACACGCGGACTGGATAATAAACCTTTTTGCGGCTCTTGCTGTTATCCTGTTGGCCGTCTCCAATTTCAATTTCGGCTCATTACGGAAGcgaaaataatcaaaacaaaaaaaaactggaaggaAAAGCGGGGACCGTGTGCAACAAGAAAACGCAGTAAAAATCAGATCTCTGCCCTTTGCCAGGGGTTTCAAATGATTTGGCCCCTTTTTCTTAACCGACATCTCGTTAGTGgctcattaaaagaaaatagactcgaaaagaaaatgaaagggcGTCATCTTTGAGGGCCACAGACGTACGGTAGGCAATGAATAAAAACGACAACGCCTTCCTCCACCCTACTACCCCCTttgtgaaaacaagaaaagtccCTTCACAACATTCacaactcgaaaaaaaaaagggtttacTATCAATGACTTcatttgttattcatttttcctcGTAAAAGAGCCAACTTCCTCCCCTCCCCTTGTCAACGAGTATGGCCGTGTCGAATCATAACATgttcgatttctttctttttccgaaAGCCAAATGCGTCGTGATTATGGCGTTCATTAGTCAAACTATCgttcaagagagaaaaacgtgCCATCCCACcgtgaaaatctaaaaatcgGAGGAATTCAGTAGCACTTTTCAAATCGACCGTATCTTATTGCCGTGTGTGATGTTTAAAGATATACTACTACGAATAAATCAAACATGTTGCTGCtcatttagaagaaaaaaaaaatgctgagaTCATTTTCTGGATAGAGctaaaaatggggggggggggcctttTCGTCTAATGAACAAGTGTTATCTGCACGGACTATCAATTTTCGTCTTTCAACAGACGACGAAACTAACCAATGAAGCTCACAATGGATTGAGGTGTAGggtgggaaagaaaagaaatgacttTGGAAGACTGACCTCATGTTGTACGATGCGACGCTGAGATCAACTCCCAGGCCGGATAGGCTACCGTCAAAATCAGCCGCTAGGTTGTCGTCAATATCTTCTAATCTCCAGCCGGCCACTCGGTTGTTCATCGACGTCCCATGAAAATGTCGTTCACCTGCACATAAAAACAATTGCACAAAATTGGAATAAAAACTGTTTCGAAATTACTttgaaactaaacaaaaaaaacaaaaacaaaaaaaaaatcaaaattgcaACAGGCGACACCAGCGCCAACAACATTAGCGGCGAGGTTATGAACTAAATGAATTACAAGTCAAACTATCAAATCTGATGTGTGTTTTGAAGTTTTATCGTTAGACATACCAAACACGACCCGTCTATTTTTTCctgcttttattttatctttttcttctcagaATCGAAGACGATGACTTTCATATGGTGAACATCTCTACCATTGTGTGATTAGTAAAGCACGACAGGTACGAATCATAAAGTTAaccaaaaaaactaaaataaggGTGGAcgcgagtaaaaaaaaaaggaggggggaaaggtaaaagaacaaaacgtCATTAGGGACATTTATAATTACCCGACATGTGCAATGGCGGCGTATCGCGGCAAGACGCGCTGGCCCGGTTTCGAATTTCCATCACGTCCGAAGCGTGCACCTACGCAgcacaaaataaataacaatgaaattgatttcttttttttttttgtttaaattcaattcaacACTTTGGAAAGTTCAAAGATTACAATATTATCGACCCCCCTCTACAAACGCCAAATAGACCGCTGTACAAaagggtaaaaaaataaaacaggagaaagaaaaggaaaatgcgcgtttgattttttatcaCGACGCGTTTATCCTGGACGTAATCTCGCGATACAAATATTAGCCAACTCGTGTGATAAACGCATCAGATAATTAACCTCTTTATTTGCTTGTTAAAATATGGACGATAAGCTATCACCATCGCCGACGTGAATTAACTTGAGATTCCACCAACGCTACCAGTCACCCAAGGTTTGTTAAAGATTATGACGTacccaacaaaacaaaacaaaaaacgagatCATTTAAATGGACCATCCAGCGCCATATAGTTAACAACGAACGGCCGCAATCTGTTCCCGTCATAAAATCATTCGAAAACGTTCGGAAATTTGGTAATTTCGTCAGGCCCGTCCGCTCTCAACGGCACACGGTGGCGTCTTAACACTCAAGGACGAACATGCAACGATTGCGTCAGGTAtctcgcccccccccccaaaaaggtgtccatttttttttttacaaatgactacattaaaaaattaaaataaatatgaaaaaatcACTCACGTCCACGGGTGGTGCTGGCGTTGCCAAGTTGCCGTCATCGGGCAGGTCCGGAGGATGGCCGCAAGCGGAATCTGCCGTGCTGCTGCACAGGCTCTCGGTGCTGCCGCCACCCGAGCAGGAAGGCGGCCCGAAAGAGCGCGATTGATAGAACGAGAAGCTGGGCACGTAATTGGAGGCGGCCGAGAAACTGATTCCTGCCGACAACGCGCTGCTGCTCGTCGAGGTTAACGTCCGCGAGGAAGTCGAAGTCGTTCCAGTTGCAACTGTCACCGCTGGAGGGGCAGTGGTAGGAACGCCGGCGTGATTCGTCGGCTGAATGGAAGCCGAGGGACGGGCCTGTCCCACTAATCCCATATGACGCATGTCTGACAGTGATATGGTGTTGCTTCCGCCCGAATTGGCCGCATTCTCCGGCAACAGAAACTGTTCCAAAAGCTTCCTCTTGCGCGACGCCGCGCTTCCAGTTTGGCTCTGCGTCAGACGGGAATTGGCCGTCATCGACAAGGCCGAAGAACCGCTATCACTGCGGGCCAAGTGCCTCTCCACGCCAGTGGTCGTCCATTGAAACAGATCCGAATTGTCGGACGCGTTATCGCTGGACGAATCCGGGCTGGGCGAGGCGGGTGCGATGCAATTGGCCGATTTGGCCGGACGCGGTCCGCGCaaactgctgctgctactacttcctcctcctcctccactaGTCGTCCCACCACCAGCCACGGTGGATGAGCCCATAGCGTGCAAACTGCTGGATGCCGATGAGACACGTCGAGGCATTATTGTGACCACGGAATGGATGGTTGCTGAACCCGTTCTCCaattaacaaatttttttttttgtacaacagcgaaaaagaagcaaaaaaaaaaaagatgggattTCACTTTGTCCTCACTTTGTCCAACTGTTTACAACACAttatttccagttttttacggtAATTGTCTTCTTCCGATTTTTTGGCGTCCGCccgttcgaaaaaaaaatgaatgacgCAATAACGGGTGGAGTGGCgctaaaaaaaaggcagcgaATAAACGCAGCCTTTATGGTAGCGATGAAAGAAGATTAGGATGGAGAACAAAGAGAAGTGGGAAAGAAAGAGGCGAAGGCGGACGCGCAGATGACGCCGGGACGGAAGGGCAATTCAGGAGCGGCCCAGCGGAGATGGGTGGTGAGCCCGGGCCGCGAGTCCTGAACATCCGGCGTGTCGTCGACGTCGCCTTCGACGGCGTTCGCACAACAACTCTGACCCGCAGAAGAACCGCACATCACGGCCGGATTTGCACTTTTTCGATTCTCAAGCCACACACTTGCGGCGTGTTgctccttattttcttttctcttcaaaacACTAAACGATCGGCACACtcacgaaggaaaaaaaaacgatataaagaaaaaagggggaggaaaacGAAATGCGGGAATTTCTGATGGATGAcaccccctcaaaaaaaaaaagtccttaTCGGCTGCTGGTCAATAGATAATCTGtaaaaatatcaaacaaaaaatggggtttTAATACGTCAACTGCAGAAAATGGGTGTGTAGATACATGTGCGTAAACGGTCACAGATTTGCAACAATCATGGCCGACGACATTGATAAGAAAAACGCACCACTTGCTGGATAGCAACAGAGGCAGACAAGAAACATGCAACAAACTAAAGCAGcaagttcttttttgtcttctatTGTTTTAGAAAATGGGCGAAGGGTTTCCCCCAACGCCTCGGGCGCGTTCGTGCCACGAAGCGGGCTGATACGGTTCCCCGTGGGAACGGGTCAGACGTGAAAGTCCCttgattttcaattcaaaaccATTTTATGCAAAAATCTACAAAAAATCGCGGGAAAGATGGGGAGGGGGAATTAAATTCCCatccatttttcttactttacAAAATCAGGTTTAGTGGTTTTTAATTGGTTTAAGAGAACAAAGTGAATTCAAAACGTGTCCTCTACATTTACCTTCGGGAGTCGGGCAAACTTACGTCCGAATGCGAGAATCGACTGACAGACtgtgaaatgaatttttcgtTATGTCGACACCTTCCGAGAAGAGCATCGACTATACATACTACTAGATATCGACAGAAATGTATTGGTGCTAGTGTGCGTTGGACGTGAAggatgggagggggggggggaggtggcCTTTGTCAAGTAATCAGCACACGTCATCTGACCCGCAGAGAAGAAGGTGTCCATTTCGATGGCCAACCATTCGATATAGgaccttctttttctactcttaaaaaacctttttctttatgtaaCTTTGAAAGTTTTAGCTGTGGAAATCAATGGTTGTCTAGAAACAGagactgtgtgtgtgtgtgtgcgacgAGGGTcgattaaaataaacaaaatagaagacATGGGCAGTCCCCACCGCATTTTTGGTCTTCCCCCaagcaattttgttttcaaacttcttatatacctgttttttttttcttatttagatttttcttttttgttattttcgaaaaaaacacacgagCTTGTTGCTAGGGCTCCTACGAGACATTGAAAATGGTTATGTACAATGGGGAGGAGACTGAAATGGGAGCCATTTTCTTCCAGGAAATATTTTGCTACTTGTTTCTAGTACGTGTGCAAAATTGTGACGTTCATTCGGCCAGATGTTCAATGTTTCAAGTTATGGAAGAAACGAATCGACactcaacacacacacacacacaatggcTGACGATCAAAACATGGTTTGCCTAGTCTGACTGAATTGTTTggtgtaggaaaaaaaatggcgtagAAATTCTTACCGTTTTGGATCGAGCATGCAACGATGAGCAGTGAAACTGTAATGTTGGcggaaaaaaacagaaaagatcAAGTTGGACCGTGTGACTTATCGAGGCCAGCAGACCCGCGAAACGGGAGAGGGATATGCACGTCCCTTCGTCTAAGCGAAACTTTTGCTCCATGCCAACAACGTTGCCGttttccatttcgtttttgataatcatttttttcagaaaataaaatattcagACAAATTACAGCGTTTCCAGTTTTCACTCATGAAATTATCGAATTACAATTCAGTCAAAAAAGAAgcttttaaatttgatttattattgAATTATTAATGAGAAATTATATTCAtaaaaatatcaattgttAGCCGAACTACGAGGATGTCATTACCTAATGTGGTTTAGCCTACAAAAAGCGGAATTAGGCTCGAGACTTACCAATGCAAGTTAAAAAGCTTCTCAAATGCCTTTGCCCTCTGCTTTCAAACAAAAGACTAAAGAAATTCTGGGTtatcaaataaacaaacaaagccTAGCAACAGACATCCGGCGAAGTGTCACATGTTCTCAGCAGTCCTTGATGTAgctgtaacattttttttttatatcaccACATAACAAAGAATTAGGAACCGAACATCACCTTGCAAAATGGTGTAAAAATCTGAGGcatgtattaaaaaaaaaatttgtcacAAGGTACACTGAAGAGTGACCAAAACTTTATTccaaaaagaagttttttcaAGGCTTCCGGCAGACGAAAAAGACGCTCTCGTATTCATATTTGAGCATGGAACGGACGTTTTGAGAATAAGTGGTCTTAACTCCCGTTCGTTCCTTCTGTGAAAGCAGTTAACAGAAATGAATGTCAGTTATGAACGAATGTGAATGTTTTGTTCGATAAGCTACCTCAATGATAAAGCCAAGGCCTTGCACGATTTCTCTGACCATTTCGTAGGTGGGCTCGATTGAGTTCTCGCCCGGAATGTCTGAATAATGATAGAGTAATGGACCCAAATTGATCCAAACGCCACCTGTTTCGAAATCGAGGGATTAAATTGTTACAGATGCATGACTACAAGCAAAACGAACCattcttcaatattttgtaAATGGTTTCGATGAAACTAACGATATTATTCGCGCAGTCTATGAAGAAACATGTAGCAATGCAGTCCCAAGTATTAGCTTCAGTATAAACCTATGTGGTAAAACGAAAATTTATTACgtagttgatttttttttaaatggggaCAAACGATAATGATTGATGTACTTCGAGAAAATCGCCAGCAGCCATAGAAAACTGAGCGTGGCGTGGTAGTGACGATGGATCAAGATCAGGGAAGGAAGACCCTCTAGTTACATCAGCAGCTGATAAGGTATTGACGAACTGTTGCGTCCACGGGTAAACACGAAACGTCTCGACCCCCTGACATCTACAAGAGTGAAGCGAAATAAAGCATAAACACTGGCCATCTTATTGAACCCACATCCGTGTCCGTACTTGTTTAGGACGAAGTTTGACGCAAAAAGCATGAAGAGGCTGAACTCGTTGCCTTGACAGCTGTAACCTCGTTTAGCTATCTCGAACGCTAGCCGGCCAAGCCCCGCTCCGGGAACTAGAATTTGTACTTGCTCTAGGGCCCTAGGATACCAATGAATATTAACACAATACTTTCACAATCCTCTTGCCACTGATAGACAAACCTCTCGCTAGGTGGGAATTTCTGttcaatttcttcaatgaTAGGGTCATAACATGCAGCTCTTTCTTGTTCACCATCCTTGCTCCAATCCCTGACAATCTGTTTCAATGTTGATTGGACCTTCTCCATATCGCTCATGGTGGGATGAACTTTAGACTTGACCTATGTTTACTGTACAaggagaaaaatgatttttcaagcTAGTTTATGGAAAACATACTTGGCCAGCATCATGTTTCACATTTTCAAACAAGGTGGCTACATCAGCTGTGATGAGCTTAATAATTTCATAGTTGTGCTCGACACAAGTCCGAATGTCTTCCAAATGAGAACGATAACTTGTCAGTAACTTTTGGTGTTGCTGGGGGAGTGTAGAGACATACGTTTCTGAGGCAGCAAGACGTTGTAACGAGAAagacctaaaagaaaaacgtgagaCACCAGATGCACGAAGTAAAGCTCACAGAACCATGAAAGGCTGTTCTAACCTGTAGTAACGAAAGGCATTGACGATCCTctgaaaatgttctttttcttcgacaTCATCAGCAGGCCCGTTATTCCCCATAATGCAACGATAAGATTGCTGTCGCTTGCTATGACAGCAATCCTtcaattcaaatcaaaactcTATGTTTTATGTAATATTTCAAAGTTATCCAAGTCTTTTCAAGCGAATCTGAAGTAGGCGAGATTCTAATTCAACGTTGTCATATCGTTTTTGaatttgctgttgttttccCTCTCCTTCTTCTCTCGTAAATCAATAATGACTCATACCTCAGACGACAACATGCTTTATCTTTGTTTTAACATTTATTAAAGAGACAAGTGTTACATGTGATTGTCGTCTCTAGCTGCCCAAGGAATGGTGGGACTTTGTTGACCATGCGCAATGGAATAAGGAGGCACGAAACTGCAGGAAGACCATCGATTCAATACGGTTTAGCAGTTGCAGGACACGCACTCTGGCTTTCTCTGCAGCCGGGGCTTGTCGCAGTGTCCCGGCTGCTTTTGATGCATTGCGGAGCTTTGACTCTCGAGTCAGGTACACAGACAGACACAGTCGTTACATAGCGTCGCCTTGTAGCGTAAACAAGCCCCAAAAAACCGAGTGTTGTGTGTAACAGAGAAAGTCATCTAAACAATTCAACAATAGCAAACCATTgtgaaagaacaacaacaagaatcGATGCTTTGTTGGCGATGCAATTATAAAGTGTCTTCCCGACTGCTTTGGCCTATAACACAACACACAATTGTGACTCGGTAGTGGTTTATTTTGGATGTGTTGCCAGTTGAGAGAAACAGTGGCAACCTCTCATTTTTTCCTTCCAGTGTGACatgtgaaaagaagaaaagaaaagcccccGTGCGTCGTGTGTGTTTgagttttcgtttttgtttttcactttttacCTCCACTttgtttgctgctgctgctgttctTACCAAACGATGCGGGATCGCAATTTAATTGGGTTCCTTTCCGTCTTCTTTTCCATCACTTTGGGTTTgctcattttttaaaatttttcgtttgttgttttggTCGATGAATTCGTTCAACGAGACTTGCTAAAGGGCTTGCCCACAGACTTGTAAGTGGCCATAGAAAATGGGCGCCAATTGATGATCAAAATTGAGCTCCTATATATAAACACGAGCATTTTTGATGATGCGCGCGCCTCTTCGTCTCTCCTAACGACTGGGTACAACGATCCTATAAATAGGAGCGGTTCCAGAggacctgttttttttcttttcgtttttttcacAACGGGCAAAAAAGGCGACTCTGCTAGTTGTCACGTGACCGGAGAT comes from Daphnia carinata strain CSIRO-1 chromosome 2, CSIRO_AGI_Dcar_HiC_V3, whole genome shotgun sequence and encodes:
- the LOC130686753 gene encoding carnosine N-methyltransferase-like — its product is MGNNGPADDVEEKEHFQRIVNAFRYYRSFSLQRLAASETYVSTLPQQHQKLLTSYRSHLEDIRTCVEHNYEIIKLITADVATLFENVKHDAGQVKSKVHPTMSDMEKVQSTLKQIVRDWSKDGEQERAACYDPIIEEIEQKFPPSERALEQVQILVPGAGLGRLAFEIAKRGYSCQGNEFSLFMLFASNFVLNKCQGVETFRVYPWTQQFVNTLSAADVTRGSSFPDLDPSSLPRHAQFSMAAGDFLEVYTEANTWDCIATCFFIDCANNIVSFIETIYKILKNGGVWINLGPLLYHYSDIPGENSIEPTYEMVREIVQGLGFIIEKERTGVKTTYSQNVRSMLKYEYESVFFVCRKP